The window CTCAAAGTTTTGAGCCATGGGCGAATCCGCCGGAGCGCGGAGAGGTTTCCACTCAACCTCAGCCCGTCAGCTAACCCCGAAGGCGCAACGGAGAGGTGTTATGTCTTTGATGCTCAAAAAAGTCGATCGCCCGCGCGAATTGAAGTGGTATCAGGCGGGCGCCATGCTGTACGGCGATTGGGGAACCAGCAAGGCCTATGTGCTTGGCATCGCCTTCGCTCTTGCCGGCCACGCTTCCTGGTTTTTCCTCGGCCTCATGTCCGCGCTTACGGCCCTCATCGGCGTCTGCTACATGGTGATTTGCCGCGTGTATCCGGACGGCGGCGGCGTTTATTCTTCCGTGAAGCATCGCCACCGCCTGCTCGCGGTGATCGGCGCGTTTCTTTTGATCGCGGATTACGTGATTACCGCGTCGCTCAGCACGCTCGACGCCTTCCATTATTTCAACGCGCCGCATCCGGAAATCTGGGCCGTGGCCACGATCCTCGTCATCGGCGCCATCAACTGGCTCGGGCCCAGCAAATCCAGCACGATCGCGTCTTACATCGCCGTCGTGGCCTCGGCGGGCGCCCTGATTCTTTTCGCGGCAACCGTTCCCTCGCTCTCCCATGTGCATCTGACCTGGCCCGGCAGCGACTGGCCCAAAAATTGGACGGTTTTCGTCGGCATCGTGCTCGCGCTTTCCGGCGTGGAAGCCATTGCCAACATGACGGGCATCATGGAAGAGCCCGTCGAAAAAACATCCAAGCGCGCGATCTGGCCCGTGCTCCTGGAAGTTTCCGTGCTGACCTTTCTGCTTGGCATTGCCATGAATGCCATCCCGAACCTCAAAGACCATACCGAAGACATGCTCCGCGTCCTGGCCACGCATTATATCGGGCCTTGGTACGGCGCCTTCATCTCGCTCGCGTTCGGCTTCCTGCTGCTTTCGGCGACCAACACCGCCATCGGCGACCTGGTCAGCATCCAGTTTTTGATGGCCAAAGACCGCGAGCTGCCCGAAGCTTTCTCAAAGCTAAACCGCTTTGGCATGCCGGGCCTTGCGCTGATCATCGCCACGGCGATCCCCGCGGGCGTTTTAATCTTCGAGCACGATCTGGTTAAACTCGCGGCACTCTATGCCATCGGCGTGATCGGTGCCATCACGATCAATCTCGGCGCCTGCGCGACCAACTTCAAGATCCCGCTGAGCCGGAAGGAACGCATCCTCCTCGGCATCGGCGCGGTCATCCTTTTTTTTATTGAATTGACGATCGCCTTCGAAAAGCACCACGCCCTGATTTTCGCGCTCACGGTCCTCGCGGTCGGATTGTCGCTGCGCTATGCCGCCAAGACGTTCCTGCCGATTCCGGTGCCGGCGCTTGCGCCCACGGTCAATCTGCTCACCGTTTCCGAAGCCAGAGAAATAGCGCCGCTTTACAAAAGCTCGTCGCTTGTCGCGATCCGCAGCTTTAATCCCGCGGTGCTCGACGAAGCCGCGCTGCGCGTGAAGGCCCTCAAGGAAAACGCGGTTTATTTGAGCTACATCGAGGAAACTCCCACCGTGGCGGAATTGCCGGATGAAATCGAACCGTCCTCTCACTCCCTCGAAGTCCTGGGAGAGGCTCAGAAGGCCATGGAGGAACGCGGGGTCACCGGCATCCCGGTCTGGCAGATCGGCGATGATCCCGGCCGCATGATCGCCAAAGCCGCGGCCGAACTTGGAGTCAATACGGTCATGATCGGGACGACGAGGCGCAGCGCGCTGGTCAACCTTCTCCGCGGCGACGTGCTGCGAACGCTCGCCCGTCATTTACCCAGAGAATGCCGCCTGGTGATCAGCGGCTAGAGGTTCGAAATGCCGGTTTCGAATATCGCTTTCTTCCTGAGGTTTGGGCTCACCTCGTATGCCGCCATTTTCTTCTTTGCCGCGGGGCTCGGGTTTGCCTTGTCTTATGCCGGCAGCCTGAAACACACGGATTTCGGCCTGCTTTTTTTCTTCATGGCCGCGGCCCTGTGTTTCAGTTTCAAGTCCGAACCCCTTCAAGGCCGCCTGATCATCGCCGCCATCTGGGCCTCGATCGTTTGGGCCGGCTTCCGCTTCGGCCGGAAGATCCGGATGCGCTGATTTCCCTTCCCGCCTCGCTTCCTTCCTAAATACAGAGCACACGTTGCATTACGCCAAAATTTGTGTACAATCATACTTTCTCTGGTAGCGTTCCGGCTCAGGCCGGGATTCCAGACACCGATTCAGGACTTGATGCGAGCCCAATAAGAACTCGATGTCGACAAACGATCAGCCCTCAACTGCGCCCGCGGGCAAAAAACCCAAGATCAACGCCCGCTTTCTCAGCCTGGGCAATTTGCTTCTGCCCGTCCTTCTGGTCATCATCGCGCTTCACTGGGGAGACGGCCGGGTTTTTGCCGAGCTGCTGCTGAAGATCAAGCCCCAATGGCTTGTCCTGGCCGCCCTCTGCCAGATCGGGACTTACCTCTGCGTAACCATGATCTGGCGCACGGTGTTCCGCCGCTGCGGCATCCCCATCCGCTCTTATCAATTGTTTGCGCTCAGCATTGCCAAGCTTTTCTTCGACCAGACCCTGCCTTCCTTCGGCGTGAGCGGCAGCGTCATGGCCATGCGCGGGTTCATCCGCCGGCAAAGCTCCAAGGGCGCGGCCGCCGCGGCGGTCATCATCAATACCACGAGCCGCTACCTGCCCTACGTGCTGCTGTTCACGGCGGCCCTGGCCATCCTCTGGAAACACCACATGCTCAGCAAGCCGCTGGAATACACGGCGGCTCTTTTCATCGCAGTCATCGTCATGCTCATGGCCGCGATCCCCGCGCTCGTGCAGCTGGCCATCAATCATAAAACACCGTCCTGGGTGCACCGGTTTGGCTGGCTCGAGAAGGTCCTGAAAACCTTGCGCGAGATCCCGGTCGAGATCATTGGGGACTGGCGCCTGTGGCTTGTGGCGTGCCTTGCGAACGCCTGCATTTTTCTGCTGGATTCGACGACGCTTTGGAGTCTGTTGTCGTCCCTCGGCATCGGGACCCATCCCTGGTTCCACGCCTACGTCAGCGACATGGTGTCGTCCGTCGTGACCGACCTGGCCATGGTGCCGGGAAAAATCGGGGTTTTCGAAGGAAGCTCCGTCACCATGCTGCGGCTCTTCAAATATCCGCTCGAAGAAGCCGTGGCCGCGACGCTCCTTTTCCGCGGCTTCACCTACTGGCTGCCCATGATCCCGGGATTTATTATCACCCGCCGCGAGCTCGGACAGCACCCTCACGAATCCCGCTGATTCCCTTCCGCTTTCCGACGCATAGAACGGATTTACAAAAAAGATTTGTCCGGCGGGAAATAGAACGCTGCCCGGCTTTTTCCAGAACTTGACTCGAGTTTTAAGATCGGGAATTACGCCCGGGAAGCTTGCTTGCGCGGGAAAGGGAAGCGTTCGGAAATCAGATTCAGGCAAAGCCACAGGCCGCAGCCCGTGACGGTCAGGATCAGGTACCATTTGCCGTAGATTCCGTCACTCGAAAAAGGCTCGGTCGCGGCATGGAGCACTTCGCTGTTGGGAAGAACGCCGCCTTCGGCGAATTCATGGAAGGATTGCACTGCGATCTGGACCGTGAAAAGCAGCAGGTAAACGGCCGTGACCTGGAAAAAATGCTTGAGGTTGATAAGATAGCCGAACTGCTGCCAGAGATAGGCGACCAGGCCCGCCGCGGCAACGCCAAGCAGGACACCGGTCACGATCTGCGCGTCCTGCACCTGGAGCAGGAGAAGGGCGGTTTCCATCCCCTCGCGGCTGATCATGAGAAGCGTAAACAGGAACACGCCCCAAAGCGAGCCTTTCAGGGTCGGTGCCGCGGAAGCTTTGGAAAGCTGGCTTTCCATTTCCTGCTTCATGGTCGGGCCGACCTTCATCATGTGCACGACGAGCGTGGCCACAAGTACGGCGGTGATCAGCCCGAAGGCCCCTTCGATCACAGGCTGATGCTGCCCTTCAGTGATCCACAGAAAATAGCCGAGCAGGCCGCTCACGACAATGGAGCCGACGATGCCGGCGACAAGCGCGGGAATCAAATGGCCCTGGCAGGTTTTACGCAAATAGGCGGCGGTGATTGCGACCATAAGAAAGGCTTCGACGCCTTCCCGTAAAACAATGAAAAATGCCTGGAGCATGAATTTCCTTCCAATTAGTATGAATTCTGAATCAGACAGAATCTTAATTGAAAACCTGTGGAAGTCAATGGCTTTCTTTGGGACGAATTTGGGGAAGAAGCGGCGGGAAAGAACCGCCGGGGCTGGGAACAGTCCCAGCCCCGGCGTAACCTTAAATGTATTTGACGCCCGGCTTTTCCCAGACGTATTCGGGATAAACCAGAGGCGCTTTGCCTTTGACGGGAAAATCGAACGGGAACGTCACGACATCGAGAAGCCCGACGCCGATGCGGACCACGCCCTGCCCGAAGCCCCGGATGAGACCCACCGTCCAGCCGTACGCAAGGCTGTTCTCCTGTGAATCGACCTGGATCGACCGGATGATTTCCACGGGCGAGCTGACGACATTCAGCGCGCCGCGGCCGAGCTTGTCATACCACTTGTAGCCCGTCTTTTCCACCGGCGCCTTTTCCGCTGCCCGGCTGCCTGCGGTTTCGTCGGCTGCGCTCTTGGTTTCACCAGTCGCATACGTGCCGAAAGCGCGTGACGTGCGCCTTCCCTTGCCGTCGGTGTAATTTTCCGAAGCGCTTTCATTTTCGCCGATCAGGCTGCGAAGCTGCGTGTCGGTTTCCGTCTCGGGCACGCGCAAGACTACCGGTTCGAAACCCGTTTTCGTTTTTTCTCCTTCAAGGACCACGTCCTCGCCGACCTGAAGCTGGTCCAGCGAAGAAATGCCCTGGAAGTCCACCCGGTCGGGCGCCACGCTCATCTGGTCAGGCAAATCTCCCGCGTCCTTGGGAGCCACCACCAGGGAATTGTCCTGCGAATTCACGTAAGTCACCGTGGCATGCACGGTCTCCGCAAAGGCGGGAACCGAAAGCGCGAAAAGCATCGCCACTGCCGTCGTTAGAGTTTTCATGCTCGGCCTCCTTCTATTAAGTCCGTTAACCGGGCTTATTATGGCTGAGGCCGCGCCCGAGAGCCTATCAGGGCGAGTCTGATTTTCCGATCAGGCTCCTGCTCGACGCCATGGGATTTTCATTTTGCCGCGGCGGGTTTTTAGCATAAAATCGGCGGCTCAGGAGAGTGCAATGACCGATATGGACGCCTTCATGGCGCAGGTGAAAGCCTTCAAATCCCCAGGTGTTTTCAACCCGTGGCGGGACGTGGACCGCGAAAACGATCGGGGTCCCTCGGGCCCGAAGATCCGTGCGGAGCAGCTCGAACATTACCTGGCCGCGCGCCGGGACAAAGCGCGCATCTGCCTGCTCGGCGAAGCCGTCGGCTATCAAGGCGGCCACTTCTCCGGCATTGCCATGATGTCGGAAAGAATCCTGCTGGGTCATTGCCGGGAAAAAGGACTGCGGCCCGAAGATGTGCTGCCGGATCTGGAGCCGAGGCGCACGAGCAAGCCTGCCATCATGGAGAAAGGATTCGCCGAGCCCACGGCCACCATGGTCTGGGGCCTGATGAAGGCCTCGGGGCATCCCCCGCTTGAATTCGTCACGTGGAATTCGTTTGCCTGGCATCCCTATCATCCGGCCAGGGGCCCGCTCACCAACCGCAGGCCCACACCGAAAGAATCGCAGGCCGGGCTTGGCGTGCTGCGCCTTTTTTTGAAGCTCTTTCCGCGGGCCAGGATCATTGCGCTGGGAAGGGTCGCGGAGGCATGCCTTGCCGATCTCGGCATCGCCGCGGAAGGCGTAAGGCATCCCGCGCAGGGCGGGTCCGTTAAATTTCGCAGTCAGATGGCGCGTATCCTCGAAGACGAAAAAGCGCGCGCCTGATTCCGGAGAATTATTGGCAGGCGTTCCGTTTGGCCCGGAACCGGTCCTCGGCCTGGCGGATGATCTGGATCGCATCTTCCCTGTCGTGCCATCCCTCCACGCCCGTCTTCTTCTTTTCCAGCTCTTTGTAGATCTTGAAGAAGTGCTCGATCTCCTTGAGCAGATGCGGCGGAACGTCGGAAAGCCCGTTGATGTAATTCCAAAACGGCTCATGCACGGGCACACAGAGGATTTTTTCGTCCGGCCCCTTTTCGTCCCACATCTTGAAAAGCCCGACGGGCTTGGCCTCGATCAGGCATCCGGGGAACGTCGGCTCCCAGACTAAGACCAGCGCGTCGAGCGGGTCCCCGTCCTGGGCCAGCGTATCAAAAATAAAACCGTAATCGCTCGGGTAATGCACAGCGGAAAAAAGCATACGGTCGAATTTGACCGCTTTCTTTTCCGCGTCGTATTCATACTTATTCCGGCTCCCTTTCGGGATTTCGATCATGACCGATAAGGTCACGTTTCCATTGTCTTCGACTTGCATAAGGCTCCTCAATTGATTGGATTTTTACCGCTTAGGGCCTGCCCTCAACCGCTTGTCGGGATTGAGTCGAAATCCGGCCATGCACCTGCTTTACTTGAATCAGAAGGGGGAACGCCATGAGAAACATCCAGACACGCTTCCCAGACGCCCATCAAGGGGGGAATTCCGGAACTGAAAAACGGCAGGAATGGTCCAACGAACGCGCCGCCTTCCTGAGAAAGCATTATCCGCTGCGCTACCTGCGCTTCCTCAATGAAATTCTGGCGATCGCGGAAACTACATGTGCTTGACAGCTTCCTGAATGAATGGAAGCACGGCTTCGAGCTCTTCCTTGCTCATCCGGCCGAGCTTGGCAAAGCGGTATTCGCCTTCCGCCGTCTTGCCTTCCCTGCTGATCTGCAGTTTCTTGGCGGCTTTATTATAGGAAAAGACGGCCACGACCAACCGGGTGTTGTCGTTTTCCCAGGTTTTGGAAAAAAGGCATTCATCAAGACTGGCGTTGTACGGCATGTCTCCTCCTTGTTGGGTCCGGCGCTAAAACAAATGAGAAAAGTGCTTTGCGTATTTGGCGATCCAGGCGCGCGCAGCTTCTTCTTCCGTGATCTCTTCGTTGCGTTCCTGCGACAGTTTTTCCTGGTAAGCCTTGATCAAATGGATCTGTTCCGCCAGCTTGGCGTTGAAAGCGCTCGTGGGATCGCGGAAGGCCAGGCCCGTACGGTACCGGCCCGATTCGGTGACGCGGTTGCAGTAAGCCACCTGGCCGTGGATGCGGAACACTTCCTCTTTCACCGGGATCGACACGTCCATCAGCGTTCCCTTCGAGAAAAAGCGCTCGGCCATGAAACTCAGCCCGCCTTGGGAAAGATCAATGGACGACGAATTGTCGATCGTATGCGAGCGGACTTCGTAATACTGGATCGGGACCTGAAGGGGGTGTCTGAAAAAACGCCTTTTTTCCATACGGTACGAGTTAACCTCCGAGCGGCCCACAGTATACGCCGCCCGCACGCGGAAAGCAATTTCCGGCAAAAAAAATGATCGCGGCCACTTCAAATCGATCCAAGGCTCTACAAGACCTTGCACGAAACCGCGCCCCCGGCCTTCTGCTGGAAAGCCGGGTCTTCCATGCAGGCTTTTTCCAGTTCTTTCAGCTCGTCCAGAAGGATTTCGCGGGATAAACGGTATTTGTTCTTGCCATCTTTGACCCAGATCAGCACCCCGTTGGGCACGGTGACATTGCACCATTTCATGATCCATTCCACCGGGCGTTCTTTGCGGTACTGAACCCCCAAAAACCATTTGGCCAGGCGCGCGGCCATCGGCGCCGGAAAATAGTGGCCGTCATACACAATGTCGAGCTCCGCTTCTTTGAAACGGTCGATCAGGTAAATGAGGACTGATAAGTCCGAAAAGGGCCGCTGCTGGAATTGCCCATAAGCCTTCGACTGCTCGATCGGCGGAAGGCCGGGGTCAAACGCGTGCGCGGCCGGCGCGGCAAAAAAGAGCGCTGCCTGCGCGCAGATCAGGAGTGAAATCGGGAGCACCAAACGTTTCATCGGGTGGGGATTCTACTAGAAGACGCGGAAGAAAACAATCAGACAGGTTTAGATAAAGCCGAAGGCTCGGAAGACGGCACGGACTGCGGAACCGTGACTCCGATCCTGGCGATGCAGGCCGACCAGGCGCCCATATTCACCCCCGCACTGCCCGAAAAATTCCCGCCGTCGGCATGCGCTTCCCCGGCGGAAAACTGGAGGCTCATGCCTGAGGCCGTCCGGCCTTCGGCAAGCCTTTGCAGTTCAATCCTGCCTTTCGCCGGGTGTTCGGAATAATTCACGGCGACAAGACGGCCTTCCTCGCCCAGGATCCATACCCATGCCAGGATACTTTTGGAAATGCCGCCGAAAGCGGGGTCCATCACTTCCAGGCTGGCCCATTGCCCTTGATGGAAACACGGCGTGTTCACGCAGTCCCAAAGCTCGCGGTAAAAAACCATGGTTTCAACGTCCGGCTTTTCCGCGGGTTCGCGAACCAGCTGCACGGGCAGCCGCTTTTTTTTGCCCTCGGCCTGGCCGTCGTGAAAAAAACGCAAACCGGGCAGCGTGGCGACCATGACGGCCGCGGCCATGGATTTTTTAGGTCCGAACGCCTTGACCGCGCGCTGCTCGTCGTGATTTTCGATGAAACGCATGCACTGTTCCTGGAAGGCCGGCGCCGCTTCCAGATGCGTCCGGATCCCGGCGACGTCGCCGGAAAGGAGGTGGTCGTAAAAGGGTTTGTCGTACGCGTAATCAAAACCCAGCTCGTGCAGCGGCCATTCGAGCCCCCAATACGCTTCCGCGAGAAAAAGGAAAGAAGCGTTCTCTTCCTTGATGCGCCGGATCGCCTGCGTCCAGAATTCGGATTGGACCGGGGCGGCATTGGCCGCAAAAGGCGACCAAACCCGATCGAACACGGCGTTCATGGCGAGCATGGCCATGTCGCAGCGCACGCCGTCGGCCAGCTTCGAAATGTGTCCCAGCTCCTGGATCATGACTTGGCGCAGTTCCGCGGAAAAATAATTCAGCTGCGCGGAATCCGTCCAGGGCGGGAAATAAGGATCCCGGCCATGCGCGAGGTCGATGCCGTGGCGGGTTTTGAAAAACCAGTCGGGATGCTCCCCCAACGCCTCGCTTTTAGGGCGCACGAACCATTCGGGATGCGAGAGCGTCCAGGGATGATCGAGCGCCACGTGGTTCGGCACGAAATCCACGATCAGCTTCATGCCGAGATAGTTGAGCCGTTTTTTCAGCTCGAGCAGCTCTTCATGGCGGCCGAGAGCCGGATCCAGCATGTACGAATAAACCGCATACGGCGAACCTTCGATATCTTTGTCGCTGAGGTCGGGCAGGGCTTCAGGAAAGTGGCGGCGCAGGGCCTCATGTCGGAGCGCGACCTGGGCGGCGCCCGGACTTCTCTGCCACGCGCCCATCAGCCAGATGAGGTCAAAGCCTCTCTCACGGATCTTTTCCCATTCTTCTTCGGGAACCGTGGAAAGCGTCAGGCGGCTGTTGTGCTTCCGCGACAGGCGCTCCAGAAAAATTCTTGCATTAGCCTCGAACAAATGAGGATGACGTCGCATGATGTCACTCGAATCGGTCGCGTCTTAAATAAAAGTAAGAAATGAATGCACCTATGATACCCCTTAACGCAAGCGGCCCCAAATCTTTTCACTTCAGGATCTCTCGCATCGCCGTGAGAA is drawn from Verrucomicrobiia bacterium and contains these coding sequences:
- a CDS encoding exosortase system-associated protein, TIGR04073 family translates to MKTLTTAVAMLFALSVPAFAETVHATVTYVNSQDNSLVVAPKDAGDLPDQMSVAPDRVDFQGISSLDQLQVGEDVVLEGEKTKTGFEPVVLRVPETETDTQLRSLIGENESASENYTDGKGRRTSRAFGTYATGETKSAADETAGSRAAEKAPVEKTGYKWYDKLGRGALNVVSSPVEIIRSIQVDSQENSLAYGWTVGLIRGFGQGVVRIGVGLLDVVTFPFDFPVKGKAPLVYPEYVWEKPGVKYI
- a CDS encoding inorganic diphosphatase codes for the protein MQVEDNGNVTLSVMIEIPKGSRNKYEYDAEKKAVKFDRMLFSAVHYPSDYGFIFDTLAQDGDPLDALVLVWEPTFPGCLIEAKPVGLFKMWDEKGPDEKILCVPVHEPFWNYINGLSDVPPHLLKEIEHFFKIYKELEKKKTGVEGWHDREDAIQIIRQAEDRFRAKRNACQ
- a CDS encoding alpha-amylase family glycosyl hydrolase; the encoded protein is MRRHPHLFEANARIFLERLSRKHNSRLTLSTVPEEEWEKIRERGFDLIWLMGAWQRSPGAAQVALRHEALRRHFPEALPDLSDKDIEGSPYAVYSYMLDPALGRHEELLELKKRLNYLGMKLIVDFVPNHVALDHPWTLSHPEWFVRPKSEALGEHPDWFFKTRHGIDLAHGRDPYFPPWTDSAQLNYFSAELRQVMIQELGHISKLADGVRCDMAMLAMNAVFDRVWSPFAANAAPVQSEFWTQAIRRIKEENASFLFLAEAYWGLEWPLHELGFDYAYDKPFYDHLLSGDVAGIRTHLEAAPAFQEQCMRFIENHDEQRAVKAFGPKKSMAAAVMVATLPGLRFFHDGQAEGKKKRLPVQLVREPAEKPDVETMVFYRELWDCVNTPCFHQGQWASLEVMDPAFGGISKSILAWVWILGEEGRLVAVNYSEHPAKGRIELQRLAEGRTASGMSLQFSAGEAHADGGNFSGSAGVNMGAWSACIARIGVTVPQSVPSSEPSALSKPV
- a CDS encoding lysylphosphatidylglycerol synthase transmembrane domain-containing protein produces the protein MSTNDQPSTAPAGKKPKINARFLSLGNLLLPVLLVIIALHWGDGRVFAELLLKIKPQWLVLAALCQIGTYLCVTMIWRTVFRRCGIPIRSYQLFALSIAKLFFDQTLPSFGVSGSVMAMRGFIRRQSSKGAAAAAVIINTTSRYLPYVLLFTAALAILWKHHMLSKPLEYTAALFIAVIVMLMAAIPALVQLAINHKTPSWVHRFGWLEKVLKTLREIPVEIIGDWRLWLVACLANACIFLLDSTTLWSLLSSLGIGTHPWFHAYVSDMVSSVVTDLAMVPGKIGVFEGSSVTMLRLFKYPLEEAVAATLLFRGFTYWLPMIPGFIITRRELGQHPHESR
- a CDS encoding universal stress protein, yielding MSLMLKKVDRPRELKWYQAGAMLYGDWGTSKAYVLGIAFALAGHASWFFLGLMSALTALIGVCYMVICRVYPDGGGVYSSVKHRHRLLAVIGAFLLIADYVITASLSTLDAFHYFNAPHPEIWAVATILVIGAINWLGPSKSSTIASYIAVVASAGALILFAATVPSLSHVHLTWPGSDWPKNWTVFVGIVLALSGVEAIANMTGIMEEPVEKTSKRAIWPVLLEVSVLTFLLGIAMNAIPNLKDHTEDMLRVLATHYIGPWYGAFISLAFGFLLLSATNTAIGDLVSIQFLMAKDRELPEAFSKLNRFGMPGLALIIATAIPAGVLIFEHDLVKLAALYAIGVIGAITINLGACATNFKIPLSRKERILLGIGAVILFFIELTIAFEKHHALIFALTVLAVGLSLRYAAKTFLPIPVPALAPTVNLLTVSEAREIAPLYKSSSLVAIRSFNPAVLDEAALRVKALKENAVYLSYIEETPTVAELPDEIEPSSHSLEVLGEAQKAMEERGVTGIPVWQIGDDPGRMIAKAAAELGVNTVMIGTTRRSALVNLLRGDVLRTLARHLPRECRLVISG
- a CDS encoding uracil-DNA glycosylase, whose protein sequence is MTDMDAFMAQVKAFKSPGVFNPWRDVDRENDRGPSGPKIRAEQLEHYLAARRDKARICLLGEAVGYQGGHFSGIAMMSERILLGHCREKGLRPEDVLPDLEPRRTSKPAIMEKGFAEPTATMVWGLMKASGHPPLEFVTWNSFAWHPYHPARGPLTNRRPTPKESQAGLGVLRLFLKLFPRARIIALGRVAEACLADLGIAAEGVRHPAQGGSVKFRSQMARILEDEKARA
- a CDS encoding PilZ domain-containing protein, translated to MEKRRFFRHPLQVPIQYYEVRSHTIDNSSSIDLSQGGLSFMAERFFSKGTLMDVSIPVKEEVFRIHGQVAYCNRVTESGRYRTGLAFRDPTSAFNAKLAEQIHLIKAYQEKLSQERNEEITEEEAARAWIAKYAKHFSHLF
- a CDS encoding FTR1 family protein, translating into MLQAFFIVLREGVEAFLMVAITAAYLRKTCQGHLIPALVAGIVGSIVVSGLLGYFLWITEGQHQPVIEGAFGLITAVLVATLVVHMMKVGPTMKQEMESQLSKASAAPTLKGSLWGVFLFTLLMISREGMETALLLLQVQDAQIVTGVLLGVAAAGLVAYLWQQFGYLINLKHFFQVTAVYLLLFTVQIAVQSFHEFAEGGVLPNSEVLHAATEPFSSDGIYGKWYLILTVTGCGLWLCLNLISERFPFPRKQASRA